One window of the Pieris rapae chromosome 11, ilPieRapa1.1, whole genome shotgun sequence genome contains the following:
- the LOC110994131 gene encoding nucleoplasmin-like protein isoform X1, translating to MSDEYFYGVTLSSSHQSETWDPEAKADYPRSNKLLIRTALLGPDAKPDELNVVQVETMCLQDSIKIPVAILKVGETRQARLDIEFPDAPVTFTLTQGSGPVHLIGQHLLGALVEEFEDMEEMEEEMLDEEEGDDSQFKEDENKRKAAGKRKTNEDEDDEDGQEGPKSKKSKMANNAKGKAASPKKNAKK from the exons ATGTCTGacgaatatttttatg GCGTTACCCTGTCATCGTCACATCAGTCTGAGACGTGGGACCCTGAAGCGAAAGCAGATTACCCACGAAGCAATAAACTTCTTATTCGCACAGCCTTACTTGGTCCTGATGCCAAGCCAGATGAACTTAATGTTGTACAG gTTGAAACAATGTGTCTACAAGACTCTATTAAAATCCCAGTGGCCATCTTGAAGGTTGGGGAAACAAGACAAGCCCGATTGGATATTGAGTTCCCAGATGCGCCAGTTACATTTACACTCACACAG gGTTCAGGTCCAGTGCATTTAATTGGTCAGCACTTACTTGGTGCTTTGGTTGAAGAGTTTGAAGATATGGAAGAAATGGAAGAAGAGATGCTGGATGAGGAAGAAGGTGATGATTCCCAATTCAAG GAAGATGAAAATAAAAGGAAAGCAGCTGGCAAGCGCAAGACGAATGAG GATGAAGATGATGAAGACGGTCAAGAAGGCCCAAAGAGTAAGAAATCAAAAATGGCCAACAATGCCAAAGGCAAAGCTGCGTCACCTAAGAAAAACGCTAAGAAGTAA
- the LOC110994142 gene encoding uncharacterized protein LOC110994142, giving the protein MDAANTHNQNYWFVVREDHRNVIFSSNNFTIPNPQSQEARFIVDAGVHSDNRQYVQVQDNIQPVLQEETAKEIKETASIRDDIFWDRNKVQLLLTLCLQNGYNPSTIEQIEWAEIAALLGTTPEECDKKFRGLRRIYLRLMKKKNLGKDIKWKYFNICEEFFKDCKLSFTVLEPWEDSKIRQLLSIYIENINKFRDPNYLHKDVWKEIAARLQTTEYNCYHKFKSLKRTYLNWLQRSRETGKLIKWTYHQYFERIYYNYNPDLGPWDRNKIRLLINAYAEIAHMFKNPKYQKKELWREISRKVGESPSSCDRKFRNLKQTYLRLKMRVDTGRSVTKWKYYKEFSTIFENEAYSVTNDGQQILYRVGEQDYVKELLNFYLDNKEKFWDPLVKKKPLWRTIASKIGLTAGECDKKFRNLKQTYLRMAERKQISGKTSTWPYYSYFEKIYDQPKLIKKECKHACMDNVTLKEITSIVKDVHEIKGKDKFERLVKVIEDSNNIQRERNRILQALLDRK; this is encoded by the exons ATGGACGCGGCTAATACACACAACCAAAACTATTGGTTTGTCGTTCGTGAAGACCAtagaaatgttatattttcgagtaataattttaccatTCCAAATCCACAAA GCCAAGAGGCAAGGTTTATAGTGGATGCAGGTGTACATAGTGATAATAGACAATATGTGCAAGTACAAGACAATATACAACCAGTTCTTCAGGAAGAAACTGctaaagaaattaaagaaacagctTCCATAAGAGATGATATCTTTTGGGACAGAAATAAAGTTCAGTTACTTTTAACCCTATGTCTTCAAAATGGATACAACCCCTCAACAATAGAACAGATTGAGTGGGCAGAGATAGCTGCCTTATTGGGAACTACACCAGAAGAATGTGACAAGAAGTTCAGAGGCCTTCGACGAATCTATCTTAgattaatgaaaaagaaaaatttaggCAAAGATATtaaatggaaatattttaatatttgtgaagAGTTTTTTAAAGATTGTAAACTGTCTTTTACTGTATTAGAACCATGGGAAGATTCTAAAATTAGACAATTGTTAAGTAtctatattgaaaatatcaataaatttagaGACCCAAATTATTTGCATAAAGATGTCTGGAAAGAAATTGCTGCTCGGTTGCAAACAACagaatataattgttatcataaattcaaaagtttaaaaagaacttatttaaattggcTTCAAAGAAGTAGGGAAACtgggaaattaataaaatggacTTATCATCAGTATTTTGAAAggatatattacaattataatccAGATTTGGGGCCATgggatagaaataaaataagattacttataaatgcATATGCAGAAATAGCACACATGTTTAAGAAtcctaaatatcaaaaaaaagaGTTGTGGCGGGAAATTTCAAGAAAAGTGGGTGAAAGCCCGAGCAGCTGTGACAGAAAGTTtagaaacttaaaacaaacatatttaagGCTTAAAATGAGGGTTGATACAGGTAGATCAGTTACAAAATGGAAATACTATAAAGAATTCTCaacaatttttgaaaatgaagcATATTCTGTTACCAATGATGGTCAGCAAATTTTATACAGGGTAGGTGAGCAGGATTATGTAAAAGAACTTCTTAACTTTTACCttgataataaagaaaagttttgGGATCCtctggtaaaaaaaaaacctctgTGGAGAACTATAGCATCAAAAATAGGTTTAACTGCTGGAGAatgtgataaaaaatttagaaatctaaaacaaacttatttaCGAATGGCTGAAAGAAAGCAAATCAGTGGAAAAACTAGCACATGGCCCTACTATTCATACTTTGAAAAAATTTATGATCaaccaaaattaattaagaaagaaTGCAAACATGCATGTATGGATAATGTTACACTAAAAGAAATTACCAGTATTGTAAAAGATGTTCATGAAATAAAAGGGAAAGATAAATTTGAGCGACTAGTAAAGGTTATAGAggattcaaataatattcagAGGGAACGAAACCGAATCTTACAAGCACTACTAGATAGGAAATAa
- the LOC110994131 gene encoding nucleoplasmin-like protein isoform X2 — translation MSDEYFYGVTLSSSHQSETWDPEAKADYPRSNKLLIRTALLGPDAKPDELNVVQVETMCLQDSIKIPVAILKVGETRQARLDIEFPDAPVTFTLTQGSGPVHLIGQHLLGALVEEFEDMEEMEEEMLDEEEGDDSQFKDEDDEDGQEGPKSKKSKMANNAKGKAASPKKNAKK, via the exons ATGTCTGacgaatatttttatg GCGTTACCCTGTCATCGTCACATCAGTCTGAGACGTGGGACCCTGAAGCGAAAGCAGATTACCCACGAAGCAATAAACTTCTTATTCGCACAGCCTTACTTGGTCCTGATGCCAAGCCAGATGAACTTAATGTTGTACAG gTTGAAACAATGTGTCTACAAGACTCTATTAAAATCCCAGTGGCCATCTTGAAGGTTGGGGAAACAAGACAAGCCCGATTGGATATTGAGTTCCCAGATGCGCCAGTTACATTTACACTCACACAG gGTTCAGGTCCAGTGCATTTAATTGGTCAGCACTTACTTGGTGCTTTGGTTGAAGAGTTTGAAGATATGGAAGAAATGGAAGAAGAGATGCTGGATGAGGAAGAAGGTGATGATTCCCAATTCAAG GATGAAGATGATGAAGACGGTCAAGAAGGCCCAAAGAGTAAGAAATCAAAAATGGCCAACAATGCCAAAGGCAAAGCTGCGTCACCTAAGAAAAACGCTAAGAAGTAA